The nucleotide sequence CGGGATTCGGTCGTGGTGCGGGCGGGCCTGCTCGGCCGTCCCATCGAGTCCGAGAGCCGCATCGTCGTCGTCGCGGGCGGCGGCGCGGCACGCGACCTCGTCTATCGCTCTGATGCCGTGCCGGCGCGCGCCTATCGCGACCGATATCTGATGACGGATGCTGCCACCGACGCCGACGACGAACTCGCCGTGATCCACCTCGATCCCGACGGCGTGCTCGAGTCCTTTCCGCTGCCCGGCGGCCGCCGCCGGTTCGTCGCCTGGGACGCACCGGGCTCGGAAGACGCGCCGGAGGCGCGCGCGCAGCGGCTGCGCGACGCGCTCGGCCGTCGCGGGGAGGAGGCGGCGGCCGAGGCGGTGTCGACGGCGACATCGTTCGGTGTGCGCCGCGTCGTCGCCCCCCGGCTTCGGAACGGCCGCGTGTTCGCGATCGGAGACACCGCCCACGAGGTCAGTCCCATCGGCGGACAGGGCATGAATCTCGGCCTTCTCGATGCGGTGACGCTGGCGCCGCTCCTGGCCTCCTGGGTGCGCACCGGCACGGCGCCCGACCTCGGGCTGCTGCGGTGGGAAGCGCGGCGCGTGCAGTCGGCGCGACGCGCGGCCGCGCTCGCGAGCGTGAACACCGCGCTCGGCAGGCCGAGCGGCCGCGCCGATGCGGTTCGTCGCGCGGCGGTGCGCGGGATGCTCACCGGCGCGTCGGGCCGGCTGTTCGCCCGCGCCTACTCGATGGGCTTCGACGTCGACGCCTGATCCCCGCGTTGCCCGGGGTTTGGGGCGCACCGCGTGCCCCTGGACGTCCCGTCCCCTGGTTCGGGGCGCACGGCGTCCCCCTGGGGCGCACGGCGTGCGCCCCGAACGCCCGCGGCGCGCCCCAAACCGAAAAGAGCCGGAGACGGATGCTGCGGCCCGGCCCTCGCGCGGCCACACCTCGATCAGATCCTGAAACCCCCATCGCATCGAGAATCCGTGAACCCCGCGGTTTCTCGGCGCGATCCCGGTCTCTCGCTACCCGGGCGCTCAGGCGTCAGGCGACGAAGGCGCTGCCCGAAGCCACCATCTGCGCCGCGAGGAGCAGCGCGGCGAGCATCACGAGCCGGAACAGTGCGCGGCTCGGCGGTCTGGAGATCGCCCGCCACGCGGTCGTGCCCGCCACCCCGACCACGGCCACGAAGAAGACCCACGACACCGGCGACACCGCCGTGAGGTCTCCTCCCGCCGCGCCGAGGAGCACCGCGACCGCTCCGCCCACGACGGCGAAGGCGGCGACGATCGCCGACACCCTCGGGCCGAGCCGGTGCGGAAGCCCGCGCACCCCGGTGCGGGCGTCGTCGTCGAGGTCGGGCAGCACGTTCGTGAGGTGCACGGCGGCGCCGAGCGACGCGCCGGCGACCCATGCCCACCACGCCGCGAACGAGGGATCGTGCGCCGACAGCGTCGCGAGCGACGGGAAGATCCCGAAGCTCACGAGGAAGGGCGCGATCGACCACGGCGTCGACTTCAGTCCCGCGTTGTAGGCCCACGCCGAGCCGAGCGCCAGCGCGTGGGCCGCCAGCATCCGCCATCCCAGCGGCATCGAGAGCAGGAGGGCCAGCGACAGCAGACCGAGGGCGGCCCCCCAGGCGACCCGCGCCGACACGTCACCGCGGGCGATCGGCTTGTCCGTCCGCCGCACCGCGCGATCGCGCGCCGCGTCGATCGCGTCGTTCGAGACCCCGACCGACAACTGCCCTGCGAAGACCGACACCGTCAGCAGCGCGAGCCGCCACGCCTCGAGCCCGGTGGCGAGCCCGAGGGCGAGCGCCAGCGCCGTCACGACGAGCGTCGGCCCCGGATGCGAAGAGCCCCACAGAGCCCGGACGGTACGCACGGGTCGATGCTCTCACGGCCCGCCCCGCGACACGGGAGGACATCGAGGGAATGTTCTCGGGTCCATGTCGTTGCATGGATTCGGGCCGACGGGGTCCCGGCAGATATCGCTCGACCCCAGAGGA is from Microbacterium sp. LWH3-1.2 and encodes:
- a CDS encoding FAD-dependent oxidoreductase, with translation MRDVTIVGAGPVGMLLAGELARRGVDVELLERRPAVGDGTRAIGIHSPVLAALEPSGLTGRLLDGAVRVRRGEARSRGRVLGTVRFDVLSARFPFVATLPQATTESVLGTAAPSPLRGAYVLAVIPRRDSVVVRAGLLGRPIESESRIVVVAGGGAARDLVYRSDAVPARAYRDRYLMTDAATDADDELAVIHLDPDGVLESFPLPGGRRRFVAWDAPGSEDAPEARAQRLRDALGRRGEEAAAEAVSTATSFGVRRVVAPRLRNGRVFAIGDTAHEVSPIGGQGMNLGLLDAVTLAPLLASWVRTGTAPDLGLLRWEARRVQSARRAAALASVNTALGRPSGRADAVRRAAVRGMLTGASGRLFARAYSMGFDVDA
- a CDS encoding UbiA family prenyltransferase, producing MRTVRALWGSSHPGPTLVVTALALALGLATGLEAWRLALLTVSVFAGQLSVGVSNDAIDAARDRAVRRTDKPIARGDVSARVAWGAALGLLSLALLLSMPLGWRMLAAHALALGSAWAYNAGLKSTPWSIAPFLVSFGIFPSLATLSAHDPSFAAWWAWVAGASLGAAVHLTNVLPDLDDDARTGVRGLPHRLGPRVSAIVAAFAVVGGAVAVLLGAAGGDLTAVSPVSWVFFVAVVGVAGTTAWRAISRPPSRALFRLVMLAALLLAAQMVASGSAFVA